In Deltaproteobacteria bacterium, the DNA window GTTGAGTTCAACAAGTTATTCTGGAGTTTCCCGATAACACTCCTTTTTGAGTATTATCCGTCTTTTCTATCAGTGTTATTTAATCATTCGGCGTATGGCGCAGGCTTATACGGCCTACAACACCGCCACAAAAAGATATTATTGCAATGACAGTTGCAAATATAAAGAAGGAAACCAATACACCAAAGAAAGCCATGTAGCCTTGGTTCTGGACTGTTTCAGGCCAAAATATTTGAGCTAGCAGGAAGATGCCGCCTTTTACAAGGAAGTACAAGGAAGTACAAGGAAGTACAAGGAAGCAAAGGAAAGGAAGGGGTCAGACTTGACTATTGACTTTCCTGAGCCTTTGACAAAGAATTTATCACTTCTTCAACTTCCTTTTCCAGTTCTTTTTTCTCTTTCAGATGCCTTGTAATGACGGATGGGTCTTTTCCTATAAAGGTGGCAATTTCACTTCCTTTATATCCATATTCATTTGATACAATACTGAACAGCTTTTTTCCTTTCCTGCTGTTTTCAGACTTACCTTTTCCTCTTAACTGTTCAATGTCAACGCAAAACATCCTTTCCACTGCAATTGCAATCTCATTCAGGGTGTATTCCTTCGTCATTCTCTTCTTTTCAATTACTCTTGACGATTTTTTTATCACCTCATCAATGAAAGCTTCATTACCTAACAGTTGTTGATCAACAGTTCGATAAACATCCTGCTTCTCTATTGTCTCTGCGTCGCTGATAAAGCATTGATAAAGTTCTCGGGCATTTGATCTCTTTATCGAAAAAATGCCCAACACATCATCAGCATCGATCAATTCAGTTTGTTTGGTCTCCCCTGTGTATACCTTATGAGAACTCCAACGATAATCTTTAACATCTTTCACCATCCCGGCCCTGACGGGATTGAGATGGATATATTTCAACAATGACAGGAGGTAGGCATCCTTCTCACATAGAATTGCTCTGTACCTCCCCTGGAAGAGGTGACCTGACAGATTGTATTTTTTATTGAAATAGAGCGTAAAGCTCTGATTGATCCCCTGAAAAATCTTTGAAAGTGATATGCTCCCCGTTTCGACCAGTAGGTGAACATGATTGCTCATTAGTACATAAGCATATAGGTTAAATCCATACCGTTTCTTATACCGGGTCAGTATCTCCAGGTATTTACGGAAATCTTCTTCATCTTTATATATATTTTGCCGCTGATTACCACGGGTAGTTACATGGTAAAAGGCCCCTTCGAATTCTATCCTCGGCTTTCTCGGCATGTAACCAACTTAACAGTCATGGACCACTAAGTCAATAGTCAAGTCTGACCCGCTTTTCGCTTCGCTTTTCGCTACCATTACTAAAATACAGACTTGTTGCACCATCTGCCAGAGAAACAAGGGTAAATGAACCTTCCACAAATCCCGTTTCCATAACTATTCCCCACAGAGGATAAGTAAAACTTTCTTTCGAAAGTCCAATATCATTTGGATTCAGGCTAAAAACCAGATTTCGAAGGTCGGCAAATGTGCCTTTTTTATCATTTGCTTCTAACATGAAAGGCAAGGTAACTGCAATAATCATTGTTATTAGTAATAGATACTTCTTCATATACTATCCTTTAGTTATTTGTAGACTCGTACTCCTTTAACCTTTAGCAGGGCACCACCGACAAAGCGGAACCTAAGGCATTTAAAAAAGCATTGATAAGCTCTGTTGTTACTCTTACCTTGTTGAATATAATGTCGCAGAAGAACATGAACAATACCCCCAGTTTACTCTCTTGCTCTTCATCCCGTTAATCCCGTCTGAAATTCTTTTTCTTGACAGCTTCGCAGCGTGCGTCATGCACACAATATAAAGGTTAATATTACCGTGCACATGCTGCAACTGCGAACCCATCACTTTTGATAATACCCGTAACCAGGGCGGGGCTGATGTAGCTTAGGCATGTTCATATAAAAATAACTTAATTCAAGGAATTAGTTAGCGGCAAAAGGGGACGTAACTTGCCCTACGCTTGCTGCTTTTGAAAAAAGCCCCCTTTTCCCCTCACTGCTACTTCTGCTTTTCTCTTTCCTTCTCTATTTCTTTTTTTATTTCCAGAAAGATGGATTCCATTTTAGGAACAAAATCTTTCATCATCGATTGGGATATAAGCATCGAATCTTTCATAACTTCCGGCATTTTTTCTATCATGGATTTCCCCGTCTCACTCTTGTAAAAAGTAATCATATCCTGTATTTCTTTATCACTATAATGTTTCATATATACATCTATCATCGGGCCTTTCATTTTCTCCCAGTTCATCTCCTGCCTCATAATCGAAACATATCTGGACATGAATTTATTAAACATTTCTTCTTCCGAAGGCTTTATACCCAGCTGCCGGGACATGCCTTTCATTATCTGATCCATCTGTGAATACATTGAATCAACCATTGTGTCTATTTTAGTCAGCACCAGTAAGGCCTCAACCTTGTGCCTCTTATTTAACTCTCCCGAATATGCAACGGCTGGAAACACCAGTAATACAATAATTACAACCCATCTTTTCATGTTATACTCCTTACGTTTCAATATATTTTTACTCTTTAAAGAAAGAACCGGCAATCATCACCGGTCCGGGCTTTACACTTTTCCTTCAACTCCCCTTTCCTCATCTATCTACTCTCCACAAAACTTTTTGCCACTTGTTTATACATTAATCGGCTGAACTTTGCAAAGGTAATAAATTTAACCTCCCTTATGGGGCTTCCATAAATGAAGTAACATAACCTTCAGCCCCGATAAATTCAGCTTCGGTTTTTACCGGGCTAATCCCTCCCACATATTTAAAGAAGGGCCTCGGAAAAAAAGTGGTCCAGGGCATAGTTGGCTATTTTAAAGAAGTAAAGGCATCAAAGAAGAAATAAATAGAGAGGGAAAAGGGAGGCTATTCGCCTTAAATTAACAGCGAGTATATTCTTCCCTGAATGAGGGCCATAATGAAAATCCCACATTCCGCTAAAATGGAGAGATTCTGAATATGTGGGATTAATAAAGATAATCGACACTACAGGAAAAAATCACGGCGTCAAGGTAGCTATTGTGGTACCAGTACTTGATGAAATCATTGTTTGATGTCCTGTAATAATCGAGGCTCCCCTTAATGACGTAACGCTTCAAGTCCGGCCTTTCAATCGTGTAGATAAGGTTTACCCCGGCCATGTAAGAGTCAAAGGCTGAATATTTGTAGTCAATAGGTACGTATTTTTCGGTTCCTGTGTAGGCGCCGATATCTTTTGTATAAGCCGTATCGGATTGCCGGTATAACCTGAGCCGCCCTCCAAGGGTATAATTATCCCGCAGGTCCCTGTAGACTTCCGTATTAATCGTATGAGAGGTAATCTTCCAGTCGTCACGGTAGTAGCGATAACTGAGGTTCAGGCTTGTGGCCCCGCTTAACGCCTTTACCACCCGCAGACTATAAGCCTCACCCCTTCTTGACGCGGGAAGGCTTTCTTCAATCAAAGGAAGCGGCGTGGGCTGCTCTATGAAACGATAGGGTGACGCCAGGTAACCCCGGGAATAAATGTTTGAATAGCCCAGCTGAAACTGTACCGTGGGTGATAAAAATTGTGTTATCGACAGGTCGGCCTGAGTCCCTTTTCTGTCATCACGGGGCAGGGTATTAATCTTCCACCTGTCCGATAGCGTGGAAAGGGCTATCGCCAAAGATGTATTTTGCCTATTAAGCTGACGCACATAATTGATAAACAGAGAACGTCCTGAATAATCATTCTCCTCAGAGAGGTAACCGCCAAGAATCAGACTGTTTTCCCTGTCATCATAAATCCCTGATAAAGAAGCATAAGACCTGTAGCTTTGCGATTTTTCAGAGGGGCCCCTGTCTGACTTGTTTGAAGATGACGCAGCGGTTATAGCGTCTACACCGCCATTCACCCCGATTGCAAACTTCTCTTTTATTGACTTAACCATGCCCAGTTTATTGGTAAGAATAAACCCTTCGCTATTATCACGGTAAGCATTTAAAGAATAGGTGACTTTTTCCTCAAGTCCTTCGGCATAACTCAAAATCGTGCCGAAAAGCAGCAACAGGATGGCCAGAAGGGAAGTTTGCTTCATCATTTATTTACACCCGCATCCACCCTGGAAAGAGCTTCCTCCACCCTGAGAAGCCTCCCGGATACTTAAAATATGTTCCTCATATTCCACCTTCAGGGGCATGGGATTTAAAAGCATCTTGTCCTTTGAAAAGGCCTCTTTTTCATAAGGCTTCACTCTTTCCAGGCGGCTGGAACAAGCCGGGGTCAAAAGCAATAATAATACAATGGCTACTAGACGATTCATCATTTTTCTTTAACCAGATTTTCTATCTTTGCCTTTAAATCGTTAAGGGACGATTCTTTTAAGGAACCATAAAAAGATTTGATTATTTTACCCTCCCCGTCTATCAGGTAAGAAGCCGGTAATCCAAAGGGATTGTAGTCTTTAGCAATCTTCTTGTCCTCATCCATAAGAACAAGAAAGTTGACCTCTCTTCCTGCTTTCTTTTCAAGCTTTTTTAAGAATTTAAGGGAGTCCTCCTCTTTCCTGTCAACAGAGGCAGCGACAATAAGGAAATCTGCCTTGTTATATAATTGCTGAAAATAGATAAAGTGGGGCATCTCTTCCTTGCAACCGCTGCACCAGCTTGCCCATATATTTAACAAAATAACCTGTCCCTTAAAATCAGAGAGGGAATACTTTTTCTCCCCTCCAAGCTCTCTAAGATCAAAATCCATGGCCATGTCCCCTACGCCGGGAGCCGCTTTAAGGGAAACTGAAAAGAGGCACAGTATAAAAACAAATAAAAGGATAAAGCTGTTTTTAGAAACTATATTGCATTTGCCCTTTTTCATCTCAGACCTTGCAAATCAAATATTCCCGCCGAAAGTTCGGCACAAAACTCACTTATTATATCAAACTCAATTTAAATAGCAACGCAGTACTAGCAATTGAAATTTCAGGACAGAATTCCGGGAGCATAATGCTTAATTACCGGGAAGGAAGGACAAGCCTTTTCTTGCGGCCCTTATCCTGCCAATCCCGCCTGAAACAAGCTTTTAATTTCTTTTTCTCATTTTTCTAAAGGGGAAAGTGGCAGGCGACCTTGTGAACATCATCAACATTTTCAAGCAAAGGTTCACTGTCAGGATCGGTGCAGAGGGAGGGCCGCCCCCTGGCTTCAAATACAGGACAACGAGGGGAAAAGCGGCAGCCCCTTAAAGGTCTTTCAAAATCAAAAAGTCCCTGCAGGCTCTTCGATACCTTCGAGGCTTCTTCGCTCTGTCTTTCAACGAGCGACGACCAGAGTATTTTCGTATAGGGGTGGCGCGGTGCATGAGCAATACGCCCGGAAAGCCCCGTCTCTACTATCTTCCCAAGATACATGACGGCCACCTTGTGGCTGACAAGCTCCACAATGGGAAGGTCGTGAGATATGAAGAGATAGGAAAGACCGAGTTCCTTTTGCAGGTCTTTCAGGAGGTTTACCACCTGGGCCTGAATAGAGACGTCAAGAGCGCTTGTCGGCTCATCGGCGACAATAAACCGGGCGCCGACGGCAAGGGTGCGGGCAATTCCTATCCTCCGCTTTTCACCGCCGGAAAGCTCGTGGGGATAATTGGAAAGCTTGTTTTTTTTTATGTTCACCTGTTCCAGCAGTTCACTAATCCTCCGGGAGACTTCCGAGTCACTCAGTCTGCCGCCGATGCAGACGGCTTCCTTGAGAACAGCTCTGATCCGCATCCTGGGATTAAGGGCGGCGTCGAGGTCCTGAAAAATCATCTGCATCTGACGCCTGTAAGGGCGAAATTCCCCTTCTGTGAGATCAACAATCTCCTTTCCATCAAAGTTGATGCTCCCTGCCGTAACAGGCATCAGTTTTAGTATGGACTTGCCGATCGTCGTCTTCCCGCAGCCCGATTCCCCCACAAGCCCCATTGTTTCATTCTCCTTAATATAGAAGGAAACGTCATCAACGGCGGGAATGGTCCCCGTCTCTCCGCCAAAGGGAGTAAAGAACCTTCCTGGCTGAAGAAAATGCTTTTTGAGGTTTCTCACTTCAAGTATCGTTTTGGACATCTCTTCCCCTGATAATCGGTTTTTTACTTTTAGCCCGCATTTGGCTCCCGGCTTTCGGAATTGTAGAGCCAGCATCTCACCTCATGACCGGGCGACACAGCCCTCAATTCCGGTTCCCGGGACCTGCACTTTTCCCTTACCTTCTCGTTAATGCGATTACACCGGGCGTAGAACCTGCAGCCATTAGGTATGTT includes these proteins:
- a CDS encoding ABC transporter ATP-binding protein, which translates into the protein MSKTILEVRNLKKHFLQPGRFFTPFGGETGTIPAVDDVSFYIKENETMGLVGESGCGKTTIGKSILKLMPVTAGSINFDGKEIVDLTEGEFRPYRRQMQMIFQDLDAALNPRMRIRAVLKEAVCIGGRLSDSEVSRRISELLEQVNIKKNKLSNYPHELSGGEKRRIGIARTLAVGARFIVADEPTSALDVSIQAQVVNLLKDLQKELGLSYLFISHDLPIVELVSHKVAVMYLGKIVETGLSGRIAHAPRHPYTKILWSSLVERQSEEASKVSKSLQGLFDFERPLRGCRFSPRCPVFEARGRPSLCTDPDSEPLLENVDDVHKVACHFPL
- a CDS encoding TlpA family protein disulfide reductase, with protein sequence MKKGKCNIVSKNSFILLFVFILCLFSVSLKAAPGVGDMAMDFDLRELGGEKKYSLSDFKGQVILLNIWASWCSGCKEEMPHFIYFQQLYNKADFLIVAASVDRKEEDSLKFLKKLEKKAGREVNFLVLMDEDKKIAKDYNPFGLPASYLIDGEGKIIKSFYGSLKESSLNDLKAKIENLVKEK
- a CDS encoding DUF4266 domain-containing protein; translation: MMNRLVAIVLLLLLTPACSSRLERVKPYEKEAFSKDKMLLNPMPLKVEYEEHILSIREASQGGGSSFQGGCGCK
- a CDS encoding DUF2059 domain-containing protein; protein product: MKRWVVIIVLLVFPAVAYSGELNKRHKVEALLVLTKIDTMVDSMYSQMDQIMKGMSRQLGIKPSEEEMFNKFMSRYVSIMRQEMNWEKMKGPMIDVYMKHYSDKEIQDMITFYKSETGKSMIEKMPEVMKDSMLISQSMMKDFVPKMESIFLEIKKEIEKEREKQK
- a CDS encoding DUF3570 domain-containing protein, with protein sequence MMKQTSLLAILLLLFGTILSYAEGLEEKVTYSLNAYRDNSEGFILTNKLGMVKSIKEKFAIGVNGGVDAITAASSSNKSDRGPSEKSQSYRSYASLSGIYDDRENSLILGGYLSEENDYSGRSLFINYVRQLNRQNTSLAIALSTLSDRWKINTLPRDDRKGTQADLSITQFLSPTVQFQLGYSNIYSRGYLASPYRFIEQPTPLPLIEESLPASRRGEAYSLRVVKALSGATSLNLSYRYYRDDWKITSHTINTEVYRDLRDNYTLGGRLRLYRQSDTAYTKDIGAYTGTEKYVPIDYKYSAFDSYMAGVNLIYTIERPDLKRYVIKGSLDYYRTSNNDFIKYWYHNSYLDAVIFSCSVDYLY
- a CDS encoding transposase; amino-acid sequence: MPRKPRIEFEGAFYHVTTRGNQRQNIYKDEEDFRKYLEILTRYKKRYGFNLYAYVLMSNHVHLLVETGSISLSKIFQGINQSFTLYFNKKYNLSGHLFQGRYRAILCEKDAYLLSLLKYIHLNPVRAGMVKDVKDYRWSSHKVYTGETKQTELIDADDVLGIFSIKRSNARELYQCFISDAETIEKQDVYRTVDQQLLGNEAFIDEVIKKSSRVIEKKRMTKEYTLNEIAIAVERMFCVDIEQLRGKGKSENSRKGKKLFSIVSNEYGYKGSEIATFIGKDPSVITRHLKEKKELEKEVEEVINSLSKAQESQ